GTGCATTGGGAGCTGAATGACCTTGCGGGACAGCTCAACGGTCACCGGGAGGTTGGCGTCATTCAAGCCGTATGTCGCGCAGGCCGGCTGGGTGTGGGGTGGCACTTTGTAATGCAGCGTGTGGCCGATCTTCGCCTCTGCGAAGGCCGCGGACAGCGCATCGCGCCTTTCGGTGCGGATCGTGTACAGGTGATAGACATGCCGCGCCCAGTCCGCCTCGCGAGGCGTTTCCACGGGCAGGTCTGCCAGACGTTCGTTGTACATCGCGGCGCAAGCCCGGCGTGCTTCGTTCCACTGGTCCAGATACGGGAACTTCACCCGGAGCATGGCTGCCTGAATCTCGTCGAGCCGCCCATTATAGCCCACGATCTCGTGTTCGTATTTGGAGCGGTGACCGTGGTTCCGCAGGAGGGAGAGGCGGTCGAAGATCTCTTCCGATACGGTGGTGACAATGCCTCCCTCACCGTATCCGCCGAGGTTCTTCGTGAGATAGAAACTGAATGTGGCGGCATCGCCGAGGGAGCCCGTCTTGCGGCCCTTGTAGGTCGCTCCGTGAGCCTG
Above is a window of Armatimonadota bacterium DNA encoding:
- a CDS encoding DegT/DnrJ/EryC1/StrS family aminotransferase, translating into MLRPDLLKAVDDALTSMQLTLGPNVQAFEREFAEYCQAPHAVGVGNGTEAIALALKAASVGPGDEVITVSWTFIASIEAIVHAGATPVVVDIDRDTYTMDPESLAQAITPRTRAIIPVHVFGHPADMDAICALAKPRGIAVIEDAAQAHGATYKGRKTGSLGDAATFSFYLTKNLGGYGEGGIVTTVSEEIFDRLSLLRNHGHRSKYEHEIVGYNGRLDEIQAAMLRVKFPYLDQWNEARRACAAMYNERLADLPVETPREADWARHVYHLYTIRTERRDALSAAFAEAKIGHTLHYKVPPHTQPACATYGLNDANLPVTVELSRKVIQLPMHPYLKEEEIDYVCDVIRKVVV